gactGACTGGGATGTGGCGGGTGGAGGAGCTCAGGTGGTGGCCGGAGCTGAGGGCGCCGAGGACTTCATCCCCATGAAAAGGTGGCTCAGGACGGTGGACCTGCCTGGCAGGATCACCTTCATGAGCCTGCCTCGTTCAAGAGGACGATCTCCGAGGCAGGGCCACGAGGAGGGGGCCCGGGAGCTGCTGTGCTTCTACCAGCAGATCAAGGACAACGAGGACCTCGCCATGCTCGTCATCCCTCGCAAGTTCGTGGAGGTGATGAACACCTGGCTAGTCATCAAGCGGCTCCCGCGCGTGGTTAGCCTGTCGGCGAACAAGCGGTGCGTGTTCTGGGTGGAGGTCCAGAACTTCGAGGGGCACATGGTGCTTAGCCGGGGCTGGAACTACTTCTGCTGCCGCCACCGGATCGTCCCCGGCGACCTCGACGTTGTGCGCATCTCAGGACTCGGACTGAAGGTTTAGATCTACAACAACGACTCCTCGATCATGTGCAGGTTTCGTTGCAGCAGGCACAACTGCGTTGGTGACATCGAGCATGCTATGTAGTTAAGTTAAGTAAGGTGTTAGTGTTGAACTTTTATGGTGTGTGGCGAGACTTATGGGTACTTGTTCATATTTTGGCCAGGAGCAGCACCCTGGCATGGAGCAGGGAAGGAGGATGCCCCTTCTGTTAATCTAGACTTATTCTATGTAGTTAAGTAGCTTGCTGTCATTTGCTTGCTTGCTTCGTTTGATTTCATTTGCTTGCTTGCTTTGTTTTGCTGTTGTGCTCATCATGTGGTGGTAAGGCCACCATATTTGAATGGGGTGAGCAGAACACAAACGATGTTTGCAACCAAACAGCTGAAGTTTGCATTTGCTCACACCCTAAGCACAAAAACAACAACCAAACAGTAGGGGGGTAAGTGCCCCTCCATGCGATACAGGCAACCAAACAGGTTACATCTGCTGCATATGAGGCTGCATTTCAAGAACCAGGCTGGCTGGAGATGGACATGCAATGCAACTACTGTTGCAAactgcaaccaaacacgcccttcATGTATGGCATGAGGAGTGAACGTGTCCAACTACAGCGGTGGATTAGACCGCTCCAATCACTAAGTTACCACAAGGGTAAGTTATAATATGAGGATATAGCATACataaataaactacttctatcaATAACACGTGTACTAGCTAGATGTTACACCAATCATCATTAATCACTCAAATAACATCACATTAAAGGGGGAGGGGGTTCAAGAGTTTTTACAGTCATTAACGGAGACCGTGATGAGGAAGGAAGGAGAGGTGGCGTGGCGGCGGTGACGATGCATAACGTGCCCCCGCGGCGGTGGTTCCTTCGGCGGCTTCCTTCCATGGCCTTCCTCCAAGGATGCAATGGATGGGGCTTGGCGCAACCCCCTAGTGCCTCTTGACGTGATATGAATGATGGCTTGAACATGGGAGGTATGGGAATAGATGAGGATGATGAATGCTTATCGGCGGCAGGGTAGAAGCGGTATTTATAACCGGCATCCACAAGTCTCCTCTTTGGATGTAGCTTCACTCCTTTGATCTAAGGGCTCTAAATGAGCCTTATCCTCTACCAATAAACTTCTTGGTGGCCAAGGAAGTCGTAGGAACAAATGGAGTTAAAATTGGCGAATAATCGTGGAAGTTATGACTGATTTTGCAGCCCAAATTGCCAGGTACGAGCACCAGTAGGATCTGGTAGGATCGTACCGCATCTTCTCTTCTAGAGTTGTATGTGGAGTTTTATACTTTTATTGTCATTTTGTCATACAAGCTCTGATTTTATGGTCTTGGGTTTGTTGGGTTATATGGATGAGCCCCCTGGTATTGGACCTTCAATTTGGGCTTGTTGGGTAATATCATTTATGCAAACTCCAGTAAAGCCTTTATCTGGTGCTTGTAATTCCTCCATAGTTATCCCAATGTATGGCATGGGGAGTGAATGTCTCCAACTACAGCGGTGGATTAGACCGCTCCACACTAAGTTACCACAAGGGTAAATTATAATATGAGGATATAGCATACataaataaactacttctatcaATAACACGTGTACTAGATGTTACACCAATCATCATTAATCACTCAAATAACATCACATTAAAGGGGGAGGGGGTTCAAGAGTTTTTACAGTCATTCACGGAGACCGTGATGAGGAAGGAAGGAGAGGTGGCGTGGCGGCGGTGACGATGCATAACGTGCCCCGCGGCGGTGGTTCCTTCGGCGGCTTCCTTCCATGGCCTTCCTCCAAGGATGCAATGGATGGGGCTTGGCGCAACCCCCTAGTGCCTCTTGAAGTGATATGAATGATGGCTTGAACGTGGGAGGTATGGGAATAGATGAGGATGATGAATGCTTATCGGCGGCAGGGTAGAAGCGGTATTTATAACCGGCATCCACAAGTCTCCTCTTTGGATGTAGCTTCACTCCTTTGATCTAAGGGCTCTAAATGAGCCTTATCCTCTACCAATAAACTTCTTGGTGGCCAAGGAAGTCGTAGGAACAAATGGAGTTAAAATTGGCGAATAATCGTGGAAGTTATGACTGATTTTGCAGCCCAAATTGCCTGGTACGAGCACCAGTAGGATCTGGTAGGATCGTACCGCACTCCGTCTTCTCTTCTGGAGTTGCATGTGGAGTTTTATACCTTTATTGTCATTTTGTCATACAAGCTCTGATTTTATGGTCTTGGGCTTGTTTGGGTTATATGGATGAGCCCCTTGGTATTGGACCTTCAATTTGGGCTTGTTGGGTAATATCATTTATGCAAACTCCACTAAAGCCTTTATCTGGTGCTTGTAATTCCTCCATAGTTATCCCAACCTTCTACCTTTCATCGTGCTAAGTCCGTGGGAGTTCCGAATCACCTACAAATACAAAAAGAACTAAGAAACACTACATACTATGCAATGCTCGTGATAAAACTAGTGCAAACTAAAAAGTATGAACAATGTACATACAATTGGTATGAATGGCTCAATGGTACATGCTATATGGAGTTAATATGCAAAAATGAGCTTTAAAATGGGCGAAAATATAGAGCCATCAACCTCCCCAAAATTAAACCTTGCTCTTTCTCGAGTAAGAAAGTGGACTAGCTACGCTTGTTGTTGCTAACTCTTAAGCTTACATTGAAACCAAAGCCCCAAAGTATATCATGATTCTTTGTGCAAGCTTATAAAAGTTAACTAGGATGGAGTAATATCTGCAATCCTCTCAGTCCCACCATGGAAGTGAAGATAGATGAATTATTTTTGTGGAGTCCAAAATCCCAATGCCAAAGGTTGAGAGATTTTCAATATTAGGTTGGGAGAAATAACTAGCATGGGAGTAATATCTGCAATTTTCCTATTGCCATGAGGTGAAGAAAGAAGAAATATTTTTTGTGGAATCCGAATTTCAAATACAGAGGGTTTGTAGAGAATTTCAATATTATGTTGGGAACAAAGAAATGACCATCCTAGACCAAATAAATTATGCATTAGCAATTGCTTAAAAAAACATAAACCCGAGGCATACCAGGTACGATAGCAAAGTTGCCCGTCTACGCTAGTCGACCTATCAACTACCTACGTATGGTTGAGTGCAAACCTATGCCTTGCACTTACTGGGAAATAGAATAATGATTAGGGTAATAATAAGTCAAAAACAGACAACATCTTGTATCAGCGCAGCTAACCATTAGGCAATGAGGAAGGCCTTATGATCGATATTAACACAAGGAGTAGGGATTGTTATGCAACTAGGATGCACACATACAAACGTATTTATGAAAGCTCTCTTATGGACTAAGTGGGAGTGCACCCAACTTATTTGTTCATGAAGACCTTGAGTATTTCAGGAAGCTCATCActgaaatatacaagccaagttctacaatgtaagttcccactagtatatgaaacatGAAACTCGTGAAATTTTCGGTTGTAGAATGCATGAAGTGGTCCTACTTTTAAGCATTTTTGTGTATACTGAAAGGGATAGTGATGTTGCTCCTTCTCTCTCACGCATTATTTTCTGAGGCACCTCCATGGTTCATCTTTTATTTGTTCTCTGAGTGCAAGGGGTTGTAGCAAAAAGTAAGTTCTTGCCAAACCATGGTATCAGTTTGTGCAAGTACAAGTTTTCTATACCAATGACAAGTAATGCAACAGAAATAAAATTGCCTTCATCCTTGCTAGCTTTGCTAATTGTACGAGATATTAACAGATAATGTTGTAGCtaatatttttatattttctaAATAAATAATAACTAAAAAGATGTTGAAAGTGTTTTCATATAGTAAAAATTGTCTGGAGCTCGTAAATTCACCGGTAATAATAATTCATACGATTAAAAGTGCGGCAAAGTaacatacatatatgaaaaacTTCAATATCTCATGCCCATTCAGATTTTTCGGAATGATGTGGCTTAATTGTAGATGATGTATTAGAAGTCGGTTTTAGAATATCTTCTATGGTTTTTTATGTTTCTAGTTAGCTAACACAGCCAACGCTTATTTTTTTAAGCCAGAGACCGTAGAACAATTATTCTACGGTAATTTTTACCTcttccgtcccataatataagagcgtttttggcACTAAAGAAAGTATTAAATAAACATGTGtacaaaagaaaaaagagaaaaaacaaGTATCAAGTCATCAACACAGCCAGCGCTAATAAGCGCCCGGAGACTCTTGTACTACCATTGTACGGGTACATAGCCAGTGCTAGATCAACGTGTCAAAAGGCGCGAATCAATCTGTAGTTGGATGTTAGATGGACAGTGGTATTCCCAGCCCATCAGGATTTAAGTTTTTGCTGCTCGCACTATTCTTGGATTTATGTCAGGATTTTCAGCGATGCGCTTTTAGTGGGATGAGACGTTCCCGTCAATGAAGAGACGCCTACGTGAattcgtaaatctcaagatgatatgccggctcagttctcccgaaggtgctcatagggatatGGTTGTACTATGTTTAAAAAAGTACAACTTTCCGCTTTATCCTTTACACACCCAATTCGGCGCTTCGATTGCTGCATCGGCTCAGTGGTGGCAGACATGCCAAAGAATTAACAAATGACAGTGGCAGCAAAATCAGTCTTAAGTTTGCATCATAGCCAGCATTTCTTTTCTGGCATAATAATTATATCCATTTCCACGAGAACAAGTTATCTGCAGCAACAGAAAAATGTTGGGGTTGACTTTGCAAGAGTGATCGATATAGTGGGGCGGCGATATGTATGAAGCCATCGATCCACGATCAGGACCACGAAGACATCCCTTTGCATGCAAATTGAAGTATCGGCGCCCCTTTGCTGCTCTGCGCATCATCCAGCGCTAGTGCGTAacggcgccgccgccccgccgacgCCAACGAATTTGCACGGCCAGGTATCCCAAGTGATGAAGTAAACACCAGATTAGCCTATGTATCAAGTAATAACGATATATGGTAATCCGTATTATCCATCTTCTCGACTAGGGTACAAAAGGCTCTATTAGACAGACGGCCGGGTGCTGTTTTGGCTTGCAAGGCACCACCAGCCACATGCATGAATGATGTACGTAAGCCCCAACGTCTGATCGGTCGAGCCTTGCATCGATGCACGCATCTTCCTCGCGCGTGCAAACCAATCTACGATCGATCCAAAGCAATATCGCCAACCGGAATCTGTGGCTCGATTCACCTCGACATGCACGCCAGCCTATAAAACGAACCCTCTTCTCAGGCTTACCACGATCATCACACCACACACGCTCTCCTTTGATCATAGTAGCAAGTTACGACAATGGCTTTGCTCGCGAGATGCCTTATGCTCTGCCTCGCCCTTGTGGTCCTCTCCCTGGGCTGCCTCCCTAGCAAAAGCTCGGCGATGGGCCTGCCGCGGCCGCCGCCGAACGTGAACTTCACCATCGGCGTCGAGGGCGCCGTGTGGTGCAAGGGGTGCCGGTACGCCGGCTACGTCAAGTCCAAGAACGCGTCCCCGCTCCAGAGTACGTATGCGCGCGCGCCGTAGTCCACGCTGATCAAACCATCAAGCGTTTTCTGATTTCGCCTCTTCTTTTGCTATGCAGATGCCCCGGCGCTGCTGCGGTGCAAGCGCGGGAAGTGGGCGCTGTCGATGTGGGGCGCCACGGACGCGCGCGGCTACTTCCAGATCCAGACGGCGCAGCAGTCAGCGCCCTTCACGAGCAAGGACTGCAAGGTGTACGTGCTGGGGTCGCCGGTGCGCGCGTGCGGCGTGCCCGTCAAGCCCCGCAGGAACAAGGGGTCGCCGCTCAAGTTCCGCAAGTTCGTGACGCTCCCCGACGGGCTGCAGGCGCTCTACACGGCCGGCGACTTCGTCTTCGGGCCGAAGAAGCCCGGCAAGTGCTGATTGATCGATCAAGTTTGGGCTTCACAGGTTCCGGGACACACGCGGTGTCTCGGAGTACTACTGATGTTTTATACAGTATAATTTTAAAAAATCACCCTTGTATTTTCCAAAACATAAACTAGCATGACAAAAAAGAACTTATAAACTTGTAATTTTTTTATGTATTATATATGTCGATTTGAGGAAACTAGTGCATGTCATATAAACTAATGAATGACTTAGCATTGTGGTTGAAAGAAAACGCGGTCCAAGCTAGAAAAGCGAGTTGCTTTTGGAAAATATTTGTCGAAACATGCCCATGTGAGATCTAATTTTGAATAACTCTCGCGACAAACACAACTGTAAAAGCGGATGTTGATTTGGCCGATTCATTTCATCCGTTTGGCTCTATATAATTTGTCACTGACTTTTGACCGAGAAACACAACAGTAACACATTTTTAAAATTTCAGAATAGGGTTTCATGGCGCTGACATCATCCATTTGGCTCTATATAATTTGTTACTGATTTTTGACATATAATATAGCATGCGTGCACTCGTAAACTGAAAAGCGCCCGCAAACACCCACTAGCATCGCCCCATAATCAAACCATAACGCCATTGTGTTCGACGGCGCAACCCCGTCCATGAATCATGTTATTCTTAGAAGCGGGGATACTCAAGGGGGACATCAACACCTTCCTTGGGGAGTTGGTAGTGTGGGCTATTGCGAGAAGTTAGCATTGATATTGTAGCGTGTCACGTGGAGTAGGTGTGCATGTATTGTAATATGTAACGTCGACGTGGAGGGCCTTTCTACCCCCACTCTCTCTTTAATATACAGTACACACATTCGTGCATATTCAAGAAGAAAAATAATAATCAAACCCTACAAAATGATAATGGGTCTCTCTAATGCTCAGTTGTGTGAGATTTTATTGAAAACCTCATCGCTGATGTCATCCATGTGGAAGCTAGGCTTGTATGTTGGTTGTAAAATCTCAGGTCGTGGTGGAAGGTTTACTATACCAGTTTAACTTGACGTGAGTCATCTGAAAATGAAATTTCGATTAGTCAATTTTTGTCAGGAATGAAGTAGGAGGCATGCGGAGCACCAGCAGGAGGTTTTATCTTGTCTATTTTAGGGGTGGGAGGGGTGCATGTTCGCCAGGAAGCAGCAACCTcgatgtctatcttaggggtgggAGGGTGCAAGTTCGCCGAGAAATTCCTGGTGGTTCATCGGTTTAGAGCGATGGCCCGGGGGTGGTGGCAAGCCTGACGGTGGGAGGAGGTCGAGGGAAGGGTGGGGCAGAGAGGCGGTCGCACGAGTGTCATCGGCCGCGAGGGGCGGAGGCGGGCGATTAGGCCTGGGCTGGATCAGTAGCAGCGAAAGGAAGAAGAGAAACAATGTGTACTAGCTTGAGGTTGAAGATGAAGCATTGTCCATTGGATCTTGATTGATCTAATAGTTGAGATAGGTGGAGGAAAATTGACTGGCCGTTTGTAAAATTTTCAGGCGTCTGGCGCCTAGCACCTCCCTTACTAGTTACTATAGACTATACCTAGGCATATCTCGGGTCGGGACGAGCTTCGGGCCAGGCCAAAAAAAAGCTCGGTGCTAAAAACCCAGGGCTGAGCCCGGCCCGGCCCAACCATCCGGCCTGAGCCCGGCCCAAGCCCAAGGAATCCCGACACGGCCCGGTCAGCCCGGTCCGACTACGGCTAAAATCACGTTTTATGCAAGCCCGAGCTCGGCCCAAGCCTGAGGAAGCCCGACACGGCCCGGTCGGCCCGACCTGACTACGGCTAAAATCACGTTTTATGCAAGCCCGAGCCTGGCCCAAGCCCGAGGAAGCCCGACACGGCTCAGTCGGCCTGGCCCGACTACGGCTAAAATCACGTTTTATGCAAGCCCGAGCCCGGTCTGATCTGCCCGTCAGGCTCAATTTCCAAGCTCAAGCCCGGCCCAATGGCACACTCGGGCTCAGCCCGGCCCGGGATTTTTGGGCCAGGTCGGGTCGGGCCGTCCGAGCCGGGCTGCCCATGGTCAGGTATACTATAGACATTCGGTTGCATGGTGATGTCTTTGTCAGGGCTATGACCGTGTGTGATTATCGGCTAGTGACGAGAATATATGGTGATTCACGTTTGGTGGTGCGATTGAGCACAGGGTTTGAAGCTCTGGAGTGAAAACTCTGGGTCTAACTTATACTAGACATACATGGCAATAGTAGTGTTTCAGATCATCTTCTTGTTGCAAGGCATCATTTGGAGTTGGCTCAGACTTTGCTCAGAATTATTCTTCGGAATAAAACACTAAGATCTAGCCTCACTAGTACACCCAACCTCGGCTCACACGGTTTTTACACCTAACCGCAGACATTTTATAGAACCGTGTGCTAGAGTGGGTTGGCGATGGGGTGTCAATCGCTGACGGTAAAGAAAATCGTGTGCGTTGGACCGATTCATTAACCACAACTGGTATAAACCGAACGTGTGCGATTGGACAAGCAAACACAGACAATTACGTATAAAAAACTGTGGGTGATAATGAAAGAATGACAAATAGTCCCTTAATAATAAATGTATGCCGTAGTTCCACTCGTCGGACACATTCTCCTTGGTCAAATCGTTGGAGATAGCTCAAGTAATCAAACACAATTTCCAAGTTTTTATCGTGTGGGGACATTGTTGATCACAGACACTTTGCAAACCTTGATGGTATGGCATCATGTATTATTGCACATGTTTTGTGTATGTTGATTGTGTGGTGCGTAAGCCAGTTCTAACCATTTGTTAACCTTCACCCGTGGCTTTGTTTTCGACATTGCACACGATTGACTTGTCATACGTGTGTGCTCCGTTTTTAGTCATTTAAACGGattaattcaattttgaactacaagCATCTTTAAAAAAGGTTTGAACCGTGTCAGAAAATCACAGTTGTGATCTTGCTCAACTATGTAAGGCACACAAACATAGTTCATATGGATTTGAAATGTTTTCTTTGCAAATATCAAGTCGTTTCATGCGCGTTGTTGAGAAACTAAATTTACGAAAATTGTAAATGCTATTTGAAATTAATGAAAACTTGCATGGGGCCATTATTTGACTTCAGTATGAATTCGGCCAATTTCCCAAATTCTGGAATGTGCATTGTGTTGTGCCCGGAGCATTCCGCGGGAAGGATCATATCCACCTCTGCCGGAAGTGACTAGTTTGAAGAGCACATTACCCACTCTTCATCGCACGAGCTTTAAACTTGGAATACATCTGCATGATGCACTCCCACACACCAATTGATATTAATTCATTGACTTCTCACTTTTTAAATAATGATTTCCATTGTTTATACATATATGAAGTGCCTTGATACATCCCTTTTGTTACCAAAATACCAACCAATGGTTGGTGACCATTTCATTCGGACTTTTTCTGTCTTGTTCAAAGTGGCTCGAAGGCCCCTGTAATTTCTGCAATTTTTGTGTGGCCATTTTCCATTTTCTATGGATTAATATGCATTTTTAGGCATTTAAATGGATTAATTCGattttgaactacaagcacatttTAAAAAGGTTTGAACTGTGTCAGAAAATCACACTTGTGATCTTGATCAACTATGTGTGGCACACAAAAACAGGTCATCTGCATTTGAAATATTTTCTTTGCAAAGATCGAACCATTCCAAGCGTGTTCTTGAGAAAATAAATTTACAAACATTGCAAGTGTTGTCTGAAATTAATGAACACTTGCATTGGGCCATTATTTGACCTCAGTATACTCTGGAACAAATTTAGCCAATTTCACAATCTACGTGTATAAGAACGAATGCACACTTTAAAACAAAGCAATATAATATTATTATGATTGTTGTGCACAAAGAGCAATCAACATCGCAAACGATTTAACAAAACAAAACGCGTCCATGACCACTTACCCTTGCCTACTGAAAAGCTCTTGTTGGCTCTCCCTAAACTCGTGCAGGAGTTCGTCCATGCGTCTGACATGCTCGCGGTACTCCTAGAGCGCAATCTCAAGCTCCAAGCTcactatttcatcggagatcatcAGCTCCAAGATGCGACAACCATGTTCCTTTGCGTCGCGGGCACTTGGTGGGCCAAGAGGCGCTCGAGCTGAGCGACCGGTGAGTTGGCACCGAGGGGGCGGCGTATCAGGCCAACATCACAACCCATGCCAATGGAGCGACAGGTGAACGGGGCAAGCACGGCACAGATGGTTGCTGCCCATTGCTGTCGGGAAAGCGGTCTCCTGACGATCATGGACCCCATTGCAATGGCCTGGCGAATGGGACAGACGAGCGACTATGGATCTGCTTTTGTTGTGTGGCGCGTCGCGCCTCTCGCTCTATGGTGCCGCGCCAATCTTGCTCTGACATGCCCCCACAGCCTCTAGGCGCTGACGCGCCTATCTTGCTCTGCGATGCTCCACCGATCTAGCTGTGTGGTGCACTACAGCCTCTCTGGCATGTTTGCGGGGACGCTGTCGACCATGATAGGCAGTGGCGCCTGCACCGGCTTGCTTTTCTTGTCGAGGTTGATAATGGAGGCGGTGGTGCGGTTTGGCATGGTTTGGAACTATGGTAGGGGACTACTAGCAGGCCCCATGCGCTGGGTGATACatctccatcatatctaccttTCCAAACTCATTTCACTTGTTTTGGACtataatttgcatgatttgaatggaactaacccggactgacgctgttttcagcaaaattgccatggtgttattttgtgcagaaataaaagttcgcggaatgacctgaaacttcacggagattatttttggaataaataaaaaatatcaGCGAAAGTatcaaccagaggggacccacaccctgtctacaagggtggagggcgcgcccaccccctagggcgcaccctctagtcttgtgggtcccacgaggctccaccgacctcaactccaactccatatattcacgttcggggaggaaaaaatcagagcgaaggattcatcgcgttttacgatatggagccgccgccgcctcctgttcttcctcgggagggcggatctggagtctgttttgggctccggagaggggaaatcgtcgccatcgtcatcatcaaccatcctccatcaccaatttcatgatgctcaccgccgtgcgtgagtaatcccatcgtaggcttgctggacggtgatgggttggatgagatttatcatgtaatcgagttagttttgttagggtttggtccctagtatccactatgttctaagattgatgttgctatgactttgctatgcttaatgcttgtcactagggcccgagtgccatgatttcagatctgaacctattatcttttcatgaatatatttgtgttcttgatcctatcttgcaagttatagtaacctactacgtgttatgatccggcaaccccagagtgacaatagtcgggacacttcccgatgatgaccgtagtttgaggagttcatgtattcactaagtgctaatgctttggtctggtactctattaaaaggaggccttaatatcccttagtttccaataggaccccgctgccacgggagggtaggacaaaagatgtcatgcaagttattttccataagcacgtatgactatattcggaatacatgcctacattatattgacgaattGGAGCTAGTCCTGTGTctccctaggttataactgttgcatgatgaatgccatccgacataattatccatcattgatccattgcctacgagttcgtttcatattgatctttgctaagttacatTTCCGTtaccactgttacgattgctacaaaactgctactgttacttttgccatcgttaccgttacttccatactactttgctactaaatactttgctgcagatattaagtctttcaggtgtggttgaattgacaactcagctgctaatacttgagaatattcttcggctccccttgtgtcgaatcaataaatttgggttgaatactctaccctcaaaaactattgcggtcccctatacttgtgggttattaagACCTTGTTATGGCCCCGTTGCCAGGGatcatagctctattctctgagtcacttgggatttatatctgttgatcactatgaggaatttcAAAGATCAAGGAACCAAGATTTTTctctcaactacgaggggaggtaaggaattgccatctagcactgcacttgattcaccttctgttttaagtaagcttgcgacacctacacctgctattgattctgatatgtcgcatgttattgatgataccacttctgctatgcatgatgcttatgatgatactacttctttgcttgataatattgtgccactaggtgaatttcttgatgaacaacatgctagggttagagagaataaAATCACTGAAcctgatgatattattgaaactgaaatttatgattctccctctagatatgaattgcctgttgtacccgagggttatgttatggatgaagaaacttgtCGTGGAactgtcacggcagatgccctcgtgcaaggacttagtcgtggagccatcgcagctaggaagcttaaaggggttaaacgggacaaggaacacgagggttatactggttcggccccttacggtgaaggtaaaagcctacgtccagttgaggtggtattgattacgatttcgatgaccagggagcttaatcgctatgcctggctctcgacgagatcttacttgtccctaaaccgccgtcgggtcgcccctttatatagagaggttgacgcccaacggctctcagagtcccggccggctcataagagtgtccggctcggactctcaactattcttgccttacactacaagttccaccataatggcggttatcactacgggccttaagccatctccgggtcttaaacccattattgacccgccgtcttcaagcttggtactgggcttc
The Aegilops tauschii subsp. strangulata cultivar AL8/78 chromosome 3, Aet v6.0, whole genome shotgun sequence genome window above contains:
- the LOC109768106 gene encoding non-classical arabinogalactan protein 30, coding for MALLARCLMLCLALVVLSLGCLPSKSSAMGLPRPPPNVNFTIGVEGAVWCKGCRYAGYVKSKNASPLQNAPALLRCKRGKWALSMWGATDARGYFQIQTAQQSAPFTSKDCKVYVLGSPVRACGVPVKPRRNKGSPLKFRKFVTLPDGLQALYTAGDFVFGPKKPGKC